A single region of the Denticeps clupeoides chromosome 18, fDenClu1.1, whole genome shotgun sequence genome encodes:
- the LOC114768282 gene encoding histone H2B 1/2-like, producing MPEPAKSAPKKGSKKAVTKTAAKGGKKRRKTRKESYAIYVYKVLKQVHPDTGISSKAMGIMNSFVNDIFERIAGEASRLAHYNKRSTISSREIQTAVRLLLPGELAKHAVSEGTKAVTKYTSSK from the coding sequence ATGCCTGAACCCGCCAAGTCCGCTCCCAAGAAGGGATCCAAGAAAGCCGTGACCAAGACGGCCGCCAAGGGAGGAAAGAAGCGCAGAAAGACCAGGAAGGAGAGCTACGCCATCTACGTGTACAAGGTCCTGAAGCAGGTCCACCCCGACACCGGCATCTCCTCCAAGGCCATGGGCATCATGAACTCCTTCGTCAACGATATCTTCGAGCGCATCGCTGGAGAAGCTTCTCGCCTGGCGCATTACAACAAGCGCTCCACCATCTCGTCCAGGGAGATCCAGACCGCCGTCCGCCTGCTGCTCCCCGGAGAGCTGGCCAAGCACGCCGTGTCTGAGGGAACCAAGGCGGTCACCAAGTACACCAGCTCCAAGTAA
- the LOC114768286 gene encoding histone H1-like, producing MAEEAPAPAAAAPPKSPKKKAAAKKPKKAGPGVSELIVKAVSASKERSGVSLAALKKALSAGGYDVEKNNSRVKVAVKNLVTKGTLVQTKGTGASGSFKLNKNQAEPKKKPAAKKAAPKAKKAAAKKPAAAKKSPKKVAAKKPAAKKSPKKVKKPAAAAKKAATKSPKKAAKKPAAAKKATKSPKKAKAAKPKAAKPKTAKPKTSKPKKAAAKKK from the coding sequence ATGGCAGAAGAGGCTCCAGCTCCAGCGGCCGCAGCGCCGCCGAAGTCGCCCAAGAAGAAGGCCGCGGCCAAGAAGCCCAAGAAGGCGGGACCCGGCGTCAGCGAGCTGATCGTCAAAGCCGTGTCCGCTTCCAAGGAGCGCAGCGGAGTGTCCCTGGCCGCCCTGAAGAAGGCGCTGTCTGCCGGCGGCTACGACGTGGAGAAGAACAACTCCCGCGTCAAGGTGGCCGTCAAGAACCTGGTCACCAAGGGGACTCTGGTGCAGACCAAGGGCACCGGCGCCTCGGGCTCCTTCAAGCTGAACAAGAACCAGGCGGAGCCCAAGAAGAAGCCCGCCGCCAAGAAGGCGGCTCCGAAGGCCAAGAAGGCGGCCGCCAAGAAGCCCGCCGCGGCCAAGAAGTCGCCCAAGAAGGTCGCGGCGAAGAAGCCCGCCGCCAAGAAGTCGCCCAAGAAAGTCAAGAAGCCCGCGGCGGCCGCCAAGAAGGCGGCGACCAAGAGCCCCAAGAAAGCCGCCAAGAAGCCCGCCGCAGCCAAGAAAGCGACCAAGAGCCCCAAAAAGGCGAAGGCCGCCAAACCCAAAGCTGCCAAACCTAAAACTGCCAAACCCAAGACCAGCAAGCCGAAGAAGGCGGCGGCCAAGAAGAAGTAA
- the LOC114768284 gene encoding histone H2B 1/2-like translates to MPEPAKSAPKKGSKKAVTKTAAKGGKKRRKTRKESYAIYVYKVLKQVHPDTGISSKAMGIMNSFVNDIFERIAGEASRLAHYNKRSTISSREIQTAVRLLLPGELAKHAVSEGTKAVTKYTSSK, encoded by the coding sequence ATGCCTGAACCCGCCAAGTCCGCTCCCAAGAAGGGATCCAAGAAAGCCGTGACCAAGACGGCCGCCAAGGGAGGAAAGAAGCGCAGAAAGACCAGGAAGGAGAGCTACGCCATCTACGTGTACAAGGTCCTGAAGCAGGTCCACCCCGACACCGGCATCTCCTCCAAGGCCATGGGCATCATGAACTCCTTCGTCAACGACATCTTCGAGCGCATCGCTGGAGAAGCTTCTCGCCTGGCGCATTACAACAAGCGCTCCACCATCTCGTCCAGGGAGATCCAGACCGCCGTCCGCCTGCTGCTCCCCGGAGAGCTGGCCAAGCACGCCGTGTCTGAGGGAACCAAGGCGGTCACCAAGTACACCAGCTCCAAGTAA
- the LOC114768545 gene encoding cadherin-related family member 2-like, producing the protein MVKARQGLRSGNFSPGIMGKVGSIQVVSLLSLIAISYVNGNSIPEINMSVVELREDIPIGGYAFTIRATDHDGDKLSYGMTGPNTFYFNVDKDTGEVIVKSQLDRENQEVIKVTVTVTDHIYPDVSATIFIVLIDANDNRPEFIGIPYSTVVPETTPPGETIFQVTAIDKDIGSAGVVNYAISEVIPSDDPSMFSIDKNGIIMLTGELSYTNKSYFYQLTINASDNGGPLGDNPKYVQSNLAFLSVNIKDVANLDPQFLNLPGTASVEEGTSLGTSVFQVRARDPDTGINDKILYSITTSSVPDLFQIIESSGIISVKSDIDREALLENSMNDAVVVLQIEAKESLLDINGVHAKTTDQIQIIIRDINDNKPVFLDCSDTDCVEQDSFQGEIDEHSSVGLPVQGLNVHVQDLDKMENGTFLLSLEGPDKGAFSISPSSALTQTQIQILVKNPEEVDYEKYKTMTVQVVALDSLNEAFRSTATVTITINDINDNRPTFENDTYTEMVKEHSPVGTLITTITATDLDTEDAGNIEYKLLPESLHSRFNVDPKTGGITVQSSELLDREVRSSYSATLQARDKANNIGSTILEIVLLDINDHAPKMIRPFYEFYVNENVNGLMFEVQASDNDEPDTVNSKIQYEIVDSKFQKNFTIDRDTGKIETNGILDREAIDIELKGQVELNVTAYDMGEPRKSTWAVVLIEVQDVNDNDPHFRQSEYNFTVKESEKYAFVGSVWADDADQTYTNNRISFDLGGNLGNFFIRSFQATNGKGFSGNISVDADTELDYDHGRRSYTFTVTATDVDGRKDTTTANVKVLDVNDETPMLNDTKFHVKENTTITGDVGKLEGKDLDTNHSLTYKLVSSECESTKILEPCEEEWFIVEPTGDVKVNPEFVIDYEAHPLVVLNVAITDIYTEKGEDRSIGKVIFEIEDINDNAPEFYHAQPNFVVLAESTKKDTSVAHVYARDRDTLPNAEMVFSVQSVKFVHTNNQTEDLITNFYADVPQIEPCCNAVIRSLETLDIERKGRYVLTVKAGNAAAPQLSSATEITIFTVDKSYRVSLEFRTTVQDFKVNEEQIKINLELATRTIVHIMDVKAKRSEKGGSLKLKIIFTKYIIFKFCLVACCN; encoded by the exons ATGGTCAAAGCGCGTCAAGGCCTTCGCTCAGGAAACTTCTCCCCTGGGA TCATGGGCAAGGTGGGGAGTATTCAGGTTGTTTCCCTTCTCTCGCTCATTGCCATAT CCTATGTCAATGGCAACAGCATTCCAGAGATCAACATGAGTGTTGTAGAGCTACGTGAAGATATCCCTATag gTGGCTATGCATTTACTATTCGGGCAACTGACCATGATGGAGATAAGCTATCATATGGAATGACAGGCCCAAATACCTTCTACTTCAATGTTGATAAAGACACCGGAGAGGTGATTGTCAAGAGTCAACTCGACAGAGAG AACCAAGAGGTTATCAAAGTTACAGTTACTGTTACTGATCACATTTACCCTGAT gtttctGCAACTATTTTCATTGTATTAATTGATGCAAATGATAATAGACCAGAATTCATTGGAATTCCTTACAGCACTGTTGTACCAGAG ACTACTCCTCCTGGAGAAACTATCTTCCAAGTGACAGCAATAGATAAAGACATTGGATCGGCTGGAGTCGTGAATTATGCAATTTCCGAG GTTATACCCAGTGATGATCCGAGCATGTTCAGCATTGACAAAAATGGAATTATCATGCTAACAGGAGAACTGAGCTACACAAACAAGAGCTATTTTTATCAGCTAACCATCAATGCCTCA GATAACGGTGGCCCGTTGGGTGACAATCCAAAATATGTACAGTCAAATCTCGCCTTCCTGTCTGTCAACATTAAGGATGTGGCTAATCTAGATCCCCAGTTTTTAAACCTTCCAGGCACAGCTTCTGTGGAAGAAGGAACCTCACTG GGCACATCTGTGTTTCAAGTGCGAGCAAGAGATCCTGATACTGGCATTAATGACAAAATACTTTACAGCATCACAA CTTCTTCTGTTCCTGACCTTTTCCAAATCATTGAAAGCTCTGGCATCATAAGTGTCAAAAGTGACATAGACCGTGAAGCCCTTTTGGAAAACAGTATGAACGACGCAGTTGTGGTTCTTCAGATAGAG gCAAAAGAGAGCCTGCTAGACATCAATGGAGTCCATGCAAAGACAACTGATCAGATCCAAATCATCATCAGAGATATAAATGACAACAAGCCAGTTTTTTTGGATTGTTCAGACACGGATTGTGTCGAACAGGACAGTTTCCAGGGTGAAATTGACGAGCACTCGTCCGTAGGTCTGCCTGTGCAGGGCCTTAACGTTCATGTGCAGGACCTGGATAAG ATGGAGAACGGCACATTTCTTCTGAGCCTGGAGGGCCCTGACAAGGGCGCATTCTCCATTTCGCCCTCTTCTGCCCTGACACAGACCCAAATCCAAATTCTAGTAAAAAACCCAGAGGAGGTTGACTACGAAAAATACAAAACGATGACCGTGCAG GTAGTTGCTTTGGATTCCTTAAATGAGGCCTTCCGGTCAACTGCCACTGTAACGATTACGATCAATGACATCAATGACAACCGGCCCACATTCGAGAATGATACCTATACAGAGATGGTGAAAGAGCACAGTCCAGTAGGAACTCTGATCACCACCATTACA GCAACTGATCTTGATACAGAGGATGCTGGCAATATTGAATACAAACTGCTGCCTGAGAGTCT ACACAGCCGTTTCAATGTTGACCCAAAAACTGGTGGTATAACAGTCCAAAGCAGCGAACTGCTTGACCGGGAGGTTCGGAGTTCTTACTCTGCAACGTTGCAGGCACGAGACAAAGCGAACAACATTGGCTCAACAATACTGGAGATTGTTCTTCTTGACATCAATGATCACGCTCCAAAAATGATACGACCATTTTATGAGTTCTATGTCAATGAGAACGTAAATGGCCTTATGTTTGAAGTCCAG GCTAGTGATAATGATGAGCCTGACACTGTAAACAGCAAGATTCAATATGAAATAGTTGACAGTAAATTCCAAAAGAATTTTACCATCGACCGGGACACTGGAAAGATTGAAACCAACGGCATTCTGGACAGAGAGGCTATAGATATTGAACTGAAAGGACAAGTTGAGCTAAATGTGACTGCTTATGACATGGGCGAACCACGCAAATCGACTTGGGCCGTGGTCTTAATAGAAGTTCAG GATGTTAATGACAATGATCCACATTTCAGACAGTCAGAGTATAACTTCACAGTAAAGGAAAGTGAAAAGT ATGCATTTGTTGGCTCTGTGTGGGCCGATGATGCTGACCAGACTTACACGAACAACCGCATCTCCTTCGACCTCGGAGGGAACCTTGGGAACTTCTTCATTCGCAGCTTTCAAGCCACTAATGGCAAAGGTTTCAGCGGGAACATCAGTGTGGATGCTGACACTGAGCTGGACTACGACCATGGCCGCCGCTCATACACCTTCACCGTGACTGCCACCGATGTGGATGGGAGAAAAGACACGACAACTGCAAATGTCAAGGTTCTGGACGTCAACGACGAAACACCAATGCTGAACGACACAAAATTTCATGTCAAAGAGAACACAACCATCACCGGTGATGTGGGAAAACTCGAGGGCAAAGATCTGGACACAAACCACTCGCTGACATACAAGCTGGTCTCCAGTGAATGTGAGAGTACTAAGATTTTGGAGCCGTGCGAGGAGGAGTGGTTCATTGTGGAGCCCACCGGAGATGTGAAGGTTAACCCAGAGTTTGTTATCGACTATGAGGCACATCCGTTGGTCGTGCTGAATGTGGCAATAACTGATATTTACACCGAAAAGGGAGAAGACAGAAGCATAG GCAAAGTGATTTTTGAAATTGAGGACATCAATGACAATGCCCCAGAGTTTTATCATGCACAGCCTAACTTTG TTGTTCTAGCCGAAAGTACAAAGAAGGACACGTCAGTGGCTCATGTCTAC GCCAGAGACCGTGACACACTGCCAAATGCCGAAATGGTGTTTAGCGTGCAGTCAGTGAAGTTTGTGCATACAAATAATCAGACGGAAGATCTGATCACAAATTTTTATGCTGATGTGCCTCAGATTGAGCCGTGCTGTAATGCGGTAATAAG GTCCCTTGAGACTCTGGACATTGAGCGGAAGGGTAGATATGTGTTGACAGTGAAAGCGGGCAACGCTGCAGCGCCACAACTCTCTTCAGCCACAGAAATAACG ATTTTCACAGTTGACAAATCTTACAGAGTTTCCCTTGAGTTTAGAACCACGGTGCAAGATTTCAAAGTCAACGAAGAACAGATTAAAAT CAACCTTGAATTAGCCACCAGGACAATTGTTCACATTATGGATGTTAAAGCAAAGAGGTCTGAAAAAGGTGGGAgcttaaaattaaaaattatattcacaaaatatattattttcaaattCTGCTTGGTTGCCTGTTGTAACTAA
- the LOC114768283 gene encoding histone H2B 1/2-like — protein sequence MPEPAKSAPKKGSKKAVTKTAAKGGKKRRKTRKESYAIYVYKVLKQVHPDTGISSKAMGIMNSFVNDIFERIAGEASRLAHYNKRSTISSREIQTAVRLLLPGELAKHAVSEGTKAVTKYTSSK from the coding sequence ATGCCTGAACCCGCCAAGTCCGCTCCCAAGAAGGGATCCAAGAAAGCCGTGACCAAGACGGCCGCCAAGGGAGGAAAGAAGCGCAGAAAGACCAGGAAGGAGAGCTACGCCATCTACGTGTACAAGGTTCTGAAGCAGGTCCACCCCGACACCGGCATCTCCTCCAAGGCCATGGGCATCATGAACTCCTTCGTCAACGACATCTTCGAGCGCATCGCTGGAGAAGCTTCTCGCCTGGCGCATTACAACAAGCGCTCCACCATCTCGTCCAGGGAGATCCAGACCGCCGTCCGCCTGCTGCTCCCCGGAGAGCTGGCCAAGCACGCCGTGTCTGAGGGAACCAAGGCGGTCACCAAGTACACCAGCTCCAAGTAA
- the LOC114768287 gene encoding histone H1-like, with protein MAEEAPAPAAAAPPKSPKKKAAAKKPKKAGPGVSELIVKAVSASKERSGVSLAALKKALAAGGYDVEKNNSRVKVAVKNLVTKGTLVQTKGTGASGSFKLNKNQAEPKKKPAAKKAAPKAKKAAAKKPAAAKKSPKKVAAKKPAAKKSPKKVKKPAAAAKKAATKSPKKAAKKPAAAKKAAKSPKKAKAAKPKTAKPKTSKPKKAAAKKK; from the coding sequence ATGGCAGAAGAGGCTCCAGCTCCAGCGGCCGCAGCGCCGCCGAAGTCGCCCAAGAAGAAGGCCGCGGCCAAGAAGCCCAAGAAGGCGGGACCCGGCGTCAGCGAGCTGATCGTCAAAGCCGTGTCCGCTTCCAAGGAGCGCAGCGGAGTGTCCCTGGCCGCCCTGAAGAAGGCGCTGGCTGCCGGCGGCTACGACGTGGAGAAGAACAACTCCCGCGTCAAGGTGGCCGTCAAGAACCTGGTCACCAAGGGGACTCTGGTGCAGACCAAGGGCACCGGCGCCTCGGGCTCCTTCAAGCTGAACAAGAACCAGGCGGAGCCCAAGAAGAAGCCCGCCGCCAAGAAGGCGGCTCCGAAGGCCAAGAAGGCGGCCGCCAAGAAGCCCGCCGCGGCCAAGAAGTCGCCCAAGAAGGTCGCGGCGAAGAAGCCCGCCGCCAAGAAGTCGCCCAAGAAAGTCAAGAAGCCCGCGGCGGCCGCCAAGAAGGCGGCGACCAAGAGCCCCAAGAAAGCCGCCAAGAAGCCCGCCGCAGCCAAGAAAGCGGCCAAGAGCCCCAAAAAGGCGAAGGCCGCCAAACCTAAAACTGCCAAACCCAAGACCAGCAAGCCGAAGAAGGCGGCGGCCAAGAAGAAGTAA
- the LOC114768289 gene encoding histone H2A-like has protein sequence MSGRGKTGGKTRAKAKTRSSRAGLQFPVGRVHRLLRKGNYAQRVGAGAPVYLAAVLEYLTAEILELAGNAARDNKKTRIIPRHLQLAVRNDEELNKLLGGVTIAQGGVLPNIQAVLLPKKTEKAK, from the coding sequence ATGAGCGGAAGAGGCAAAACCGGCGGGAAAACTCGCGCTAAGGCCAAGACCCGCTCGTCCCGGGCTGGTCTCCAGTTCCCCGTGGGCAGAGTTCACAGGCTGCTGCGCAAAGGCAACTACGCCCAGCGCGTCGGCGCCGGAGCTCCGGTCTACCTGGCCGCGGTGCTCGAGTACCTGACCGCTGAGATCCTGGAGTTGGCCGGGAACGCGGCCCGCGACAACAAGAAGACGCGCATCATCCCCCGCCATCTGCAGCTCGCCGTGCGCAACGACGAGGAGCTCAACAAGCTGCTGGGCGGCGTGACCATCGCCCAGGGCGGCGTCCTGCCCAACATCCAGGCCGTGCTGCTGCCCAAGAAGACCGAGAAGGCCAAATAA